Proteins from one Nitrososphaerales archaeon genomic window:
- a CDS encoding presenilin → MSETQEPEKKRVTVPNLLEAVAIVLVIQLAALGITYQNLPTYVNFVATSGYTYAPLGTSSAGSAGNAIILVLVVFASTLALVWVLRRKRVMSFRVLIFASVSLSAFLLTLTTVDDIIWRYVPPVLELPIDAAASLTVVVLIGYTIFVKSNPWLSDAILAFVGAEVGSFFASTLPPLTALALPVVFSVYDIYAVFRGPLKQLIGMAPGVALQGMSIRAGEFTLGLGDIVFYTMLPSLALFYLSPLVSLVTIFTIDAGVIATLFLLSKKRLLPGLPIPMVLGVALLAIFLL, encoded by the coding sequence GTGAGCGAGACACAAGAGCCAGAGAAGAAGCGCGTCACGGTTCCGAACCTGCTGGAGGCCGTCGCAATTGTCTTGGTGATTCAGCTCGCGGCGCTCGGCATCACGTACCAGAACCTGCCTACCTACGTCAACTTTGTTGCAACTAGCGGCTACACCTACGCCCCACTGGGTACATCAAGTGCCGGCTCGGCAGGAAACGCGATAATCCTCGTACTCGTTGTGTTCGCATCGACGTTGGCTCTCGTGTGGGTCCTTCGAAGGAAGAGGGTCATGTCGTTCCGGGTTCTCATCTTCGCTTCTGTTTCGCTCTCCGCGTTCCTCCTGACTTTGACGACTGTCGACGACATCATCTGGAGGTACGTTCCGCCCGTGCTGGAGCTGCCGATTGACGCTGCAGCATCGCTGACCGTTGTTGTGCTGATCGGGTACACGATATTCGTGAAGAGCAACCCTTGGCTCTCGGACGCGATTCTCGCTTTCGTGGGAGCTGAGGTGGGCAGCTTCTTCGCCTCGACCCTCCCACCCCTTACAGCCCTAGCGCTACCAGTAGTCTTCTCGGTCTATGACATCTACGCCGTGTTCAGGGGGCCCCTGAAGCAGTTAATCGGGATGGCCCCAGGGGTCGCCCTGCAAGGGATGTCCATCCGGGCTGGCGAGTTCACACTCGGGCTGGGCGACATTGTGTTCTACACTATGCTCCCGTCGCTCGCCCTGTTCTACCTGTCGCCGCTTGTGTCTCTTGTGACCATCTTCACAATAGACGCGGGGGTGATTGCAACGCTGTTTCTCCTGAGCAAGAAGAGGTTGCTTCCTGGACTCCCTATCCCAATGGTGCTTGGGGTCGCCCTTCTCGCCATATTTCTACTCTAG
- a CDS encoding CBS domain-containing protein, with amino-acid sequence MVLYARDILQKDLLALPKETTVLEAAKTMKSARHGFVVIDSPTHPAGLVTEWDIVSKVVAEGRDPATVRLAEIMTTELFSVKASEGIAAISQMMSEKGIRRMLVKEGDQVVGYITEKTVLANLQAYVDKVSSQISRLQAPWF; translated from the coding sequence ATGGTCCTCTACGCAAGGGACATTCTTCAGAAAGACCTGCTGGCGCTTCCGAAGGAGACCACGGTCCTGGAGGCAGCAAAGACGATGAAGTCTGCAAGGCACGGCTTCGTTGTCATCGACTCGCCGACGCATCCAGCTGGTTTGGTGACGGAGTGGGACATCGTCTCGAAGGTTGTGGCCGAGGGCAGGGACCCTGCCACCGTCAGGTTGGCTGAGATAATGACAACGGAGCTCTTCTCAGTGAAGGCGAGCGAAGGAATCGCGGCCATCTCCCAGATGATGAGCGAGAAGGGCATCAGGAGGATGCTGGTCAAGGAGGGTGACCAGGTTGTCGGATACATCACCGAAAAGACGGTATTGGCCAATCTCCAAGCCTACGTGGACAAGGTGTCTTCCCAGATCAGTAGGCTTCAGGCACCCTGGTTCTAG
- a CDS encoding MBL fold metallo-hydrolase: MEVKVLGAARQVGRSAFLVTHRDSKILLDYGAMTTKVPGFPMHVPPKDIKAVVLSHAHLDHSGAAPLHFLGGNMKLHATPVTSELSSLLIQDFIKISGQYLPFEFIDLMAMNTNTVNHGYMEPFQIGDFTISFYDAGHIPGSAVISVEAGSKRLLYTGDINGGETNLLSGSWKNLGEADMVITESTYATADHPHRSKAEAELVEFANAVVERGGVLLVPAFSVGRAQEIAMTLVKSGFKHPVSMDGMALKVNGILLRYQEFLRDPTALRRMLESIEEVTSWTQRRRITSRPGVIVSPAGMLVGGASIFYNEHLSMDEKNGIAIVSFQVPGTPGRTLIDKGLTIYRGKPTKVKAEVRRFDFSSHSGKTELLSDLKGIKGSPKFLTVHGEEESCIALADQLHQDMGAEATAAMPGQEFQV, from the coding sequence ATGGAAGTAAAGGTTCTGGGAGCAGCCAGGCAGGTCGGCCGCTCCGCTTTTCTCGTGACGCACAGAGACAGCAAGATCCTGCTCGACTACGGAGCCATGACCACGAAAGTGCCAGGGTTCCCGATGCACGTGCCCCCGAAGGACATCAAGGCAGTCGTGCTGAGCCACGCTCACCTTGACCATTCGGGTGCCGCTCCCCTCCACTTTCTCGGAGGCAACATGAAACTCCACGCAACGCCGGTTACCTCGGAGCTCTCAAGCCTGCTGATTCAGGACTTCATCAAGATCTCCGGGCAGTACCTGCCCTTCGAGTTCATCGACCTCATGGCTATGAACACCAACACGGTGAACCACGGTTACATGGAACCGTTCCAGATCGGCGACTTCACCATCTCCTTCTACGACGCGGGCCACATCCCTGGCTCTGCCGTCATCTCCGTGGAGGCAGGGTCGAAGAGGCTGCTCTACACGGGCGACATCAACGGAGGCGAGACGAACTTGCTCAGCGGCTCGTGGAAGAACCTCGGGGAGGCAGACATGGTGATCACCGAGAGCACCTACGCAACCGCGGACCATCCTCACAGGTCCAAGGCAGAGGCGGAACTCGTCGAATTCGCCAACGCGGTTGTTGAGAGAGGCGGCGTCCTCCTCGTGCCTGCGTTCTCTGTCGGGAGGGCCCAGGAGATTGCGATGACACTCGTCAAGAGCGGGTTCAAGCACCCGGTCTCCATGGACGGGATGGCGTTGAAGGTCAACGGTATCCTTCTCCGCTATCAGGAGTTCCTTCGCGACCCTACCGCTCTCCGGAGGATGCTAGAGAGCATCGAAGAGGTTACCTCGTGGACTCAGAGGAGGCGGATAACAAGTAGACCTGGAGTGATAGTCTCGCCTGCCGGGATGCTCGTGGGCGGCGCCTCCATCTTCTACAACGAGCACCTCTCGATGGATGAGAAGAACGGCATTGCCATAGTCAGCTTCCAAGTTCCGGGCACGCCGGGCAGGACTCTGATCGACAAGGGCCTGACGATTTATCGTGGGAAGCCGACCAAGGTGAAGGCAGAGGTGAGGAGGTTCGACTTCTCGTCCCACAGCGGCAAGACCGAGCTTCTGAGCGACCTGAAGGGTATCAAGGGCTCGCCCAAGTTCCTGACTGTCCACGGCGAGGAAGAGTCGTGCATCGCGCTCGCCGACCAGCTCCACCAGGATATGGGCGCAGAGGCCACGGCAGCGATGCCAGGCCAAGAGTTCCAAGTCTAA
- a CDS encoding ribonuclease HI family protein, with the protein MSDTSPKRRYWPISKPTWTRCLPRSVGFRHPGSSKEATSLTATVYIDGLSEPRNPGTGTYGFTIYEGSKKIAEGEGLAGYGVTNNFSEYTALVEALKKLKQLGVKGDVTVRSDSRLLVGQMGLGWKAKRGGYLPKLKEAKELVSQLGSVKFEWIPREKNEEADLLSRVAYEKHKR; encoded by the coding sequence TTGTCGGATACATCACCGAAAAGACGGTATTGGCCAATCTCCAAGCCTACGTGGACAAGGTGTCTTCCCAGATCAGTAGGCTTCAGGCACCCTGGTTCTAGCAAGGAGGCCACATCTCTGACAGCGACGGTCTACATTGATGGGCTAAGCGAACCTCGCAATCCGGGGACGGGCACCTACGGGTTCACAATCTACGAGGGTTCGAAGAAGATCGCGGAAGGAGAAGGGCTGGCCGGCTACGGCGTAACGAACAACTTCTCAGAGTACACGGCGCTCGTCGAGGCGCTGAAGAAGCTGAAGCAGCTCGGGGTCAAAGGAGACGTGACCGTCAGGTCTGACTCAAGGCTGCTCGTCGGCCAGATGGGGCTGGGGTGGAAGGCCAAAAGAGGCGGCTACCTTCCGAAACTGAAGGAAGCGAAAGAACTGGTCAGTCAACTCGGGTCGGTGAAGTTCGAGTGGATTCCGCGCGAGAAGAACGAGGAAGCCGACCTGCTGTCGCGGGTCGCCTACGAGAAGCACAAGAGATAG
- a CDS encoding TRAM domain-containing protein: MAKVDGFVIFVAGAKQGWQGKVKVTQVANRFATGQVVGGSEGGESSSSESEETGT, encoded by the coding sequence ATCGCAAAGGTCGACGGTTTCGTCATCTTTGTGGCCGGCGCAAAGCAGGGCTGGCAAGGAAAGGTCAAGGTCACTCAAGTAGCCAACAGGTTCGCCACGGGTCAAGTCGTCGGCGGGTCTGAGGGCGGCGAGTCCTCCAGCTCAGAGAGCGAAGAGACAGGAACGTAG